The Paraburkholderia sp. SOS3 genome includes a region encoding these proteins:
- the murA gene encoding UDP-N-acetylglucosamine 1-carboxyvinyltransferase yields the protein MRITQDSQGAVSGAAHLSAQAQNSARNEQEPTGMDKLVIEGGRQLAGEITVSGAKNAALPILCASLLSADPVQLANVPNLQDVRTTLKLLRQMGVQAEMAEDTGRVMLDASKVNNLVAPYELVKTMRASILVLGPLVARFGEAKVSLPGGCAIGARPVDQHIKGLQAMGAEITIEHGFIEARAKRLKGARIITDMITVTGTENLLMAAVLAEGETVLENAAREPEVADLAHLLVAMGAKIDGIGTDRLVIRGVDRLHGAEHTVVPDRIEAGTFLCAVAAVGGDVTLRHTRPQTLEAVIDKLREAGVAIDEGADWMRVRMNQRAKAVSFRTSEYPAFPTDMQAQFMALNAIADGPSRVVETIFENRFMHVQELNRLGANVTIDGNTALVNGVDKLSGAKVMATDLRASASLVIAGLCAEGETLIDRIYHLDRGYDRMEVKLTAVGANVRRISGKQA from the coding sequence GTGCGTATTACACAAGATAGTCAGGGCGCCGTCAGCGGCGCCGCCCACCTTTCCGCTCAGGCGCAAAACAGCGCGCGCAACGAACAGGAACCGACAGGCATGGACAAACTCGTCATCGAAGGCGGTCGGCAGTTGGCAGGGGAGATTACCGTTTCGGGGGCCAAGAACGCGGCGCTGCCGATTCTTTGCGCAAGCCTGTTGAGCGCGGATCCGGTCCAGCTCGCGAACGTGCCGAATCTGCAGGACGTGCGCACGACGCTGAAGCTGTTGCGACAGATGGGCGTGCAGGCCGAAATGGCCGAGGACACCGGCAGGGTGATGCTCGATGCGTCGAAGGTGAACAACCTCGTCGCGCCGTACGAACTCGTGAAGACCATGCGTGCGTCGATCCTCGTGCTCGGCCCGCTCGTGGCGCGTTTCGGCGAAGCGAAAGTATCGCTGCCGGGCGGCTGCGCGATCGGTGCGCGGCCGGTCGACCAGCATATCAAGGGCCTGCAGGCGATGGGCGCCGAGATCACGATCGAGCATGGCTTCATCGAGGCGCGCGCGAAGCGGCTCAAGGGCGCGCGCATCATCACCGACATGATTACCGTGACGGGCACCGAGAACCTGCTGATGGCGGCCGTGCTCGCCGAAGGCGAGACGGTGCTCGAAAATGCGGCGCGCGAGCCGGAAGTGGCCGATCTCGCGCATCTGCTCGTCGCGATGGGCGCGAAGATCGACGGGATCGGCACGGACCGGCTCGTGATCCGGGGCGTCGACAGGCTGCACGGCGCCGAACATACGGTCGTGCCGGACCGCATCGAGGCGGGCACGTTCCTGTGCGCGGTCGCGGCTGTCGGCGGCGATGTGACGTTGCGCCACACGCGCCCGCAGACGCTTGAAGCCGTGATCGACAAGCTGCGCGAAGCAGGCGTCGCGATCGACGAGGGCGCGGACTGGATGCGCGTGCGGATGAACCAGCGCGCGAAGGCCGTGTCGTTCCGCACCTCCGAATATCCGGCGTTCCCGACCGACATGCAGGCGCAATTCATGGCGCTCAACGCGATCGCCGATGGCCCGTCGCGGGTGGTCGAGACGATCTTCGAGAACCGCTTCATGCATGTGCAGGAGCTCAATCGTCTCGGCGCGAACGTCACGATCGACGGCAATACGGCGCTCGTGAACGGCGTCGACAAACTCTCGGGTGCGAAGGTGATGGCAACCGATCTGCGCGCGTCGGCAAGTCTCGTGATCGCGGGTCTGTGCGCCGAAGGCGAAACGCTGATCGACCGTATCTATCACCTCGACCGCGGCTACGACCGGATGGAAGTGAAGCTCACCGCGGTCGGCGCCAATGTGCGGCGCATTTCGGGCAAGCAGGCATGA
- a CDS encoding BolA family protein, whose protein sequence is MLPTPEQIKTYISAGLPCEHLEVEGDGQHFFATIVSTSFEGKRLIQRHQLVYAALGDRMREEIHALSMKTLTPAEWQSA, encoded by the coding sequence ATGTTACCGACTCCCGAACAGATCAAGACTTACATCTCGGCAGGCCTGCCGTGCGAGCATCTCGAAGTCGAGGGCGACGGCCAGCATTTCTTCGCGACCATCGTGTCGACGAGCTTCGAAGGCAAGCGGCTGATCCAGCGGCATCAGCTCGTCTACGCGGCGCTCGGCGATCGCATGCGCGAAGAAATCCACGCTCTCAGCATGAAAACACTGACGCCTGCCGAGTGGCAGAGCGCGTAA
- a CDS encoding ABC transporter permease, with amino-acid sequence MSGFRTLFYKELLRFWKVSFQTVLAPIVTALLYLMIFGHALRDHVQVYSGVGYTSFLIPGLVMMSVLQNAFANSSSSLIQSKITGNLVFVLLPPLSHWEMYGAYVLASVARGLAVGFGVFIVTIWFIPVSFTAPLFIILFAVLGSAILGTLGVVAGIWAEKFDQLAAFQNFIIVPLTFLSGVFYSTHTLPPGWREVSRLNPFFYMIDGFRYGFFGQSDINPLVSLAIVAAFFVVLAVLAMRLLASGYKLRH; translated from the coding sequence ATGAGCGGGTTTCGCACGCTGTTCTACAAGGAGCTTCTGCGGTTCTGGAAGGTGTCGTTCCAGACGGTGCTCGCGCCGATCGTCACCGCGCTGCTGTATCTGATGATCTTCGGCCACGCGCTGCGCGACCATGTGCAGGTGTATAGCGGAGTCGGCTACACGAGCTTCCTGATTCCCGGCCTCGTGATGATGAGCGTGTTGCAGAATGCGTTTGCGAACAGTTCGTCGTCGCTGATCCAGTCGAAGATCACCGGCAATCTCGTGTTCGTGCTGCTGCCGCCGCTGTCGCACTGGGAAATGTACGGCGCCTACGTGCTCGCTTCGGTCGCGCGCGGTCTCGCGGTCGGCTTCGGCGTATTTATCGTGACCATCTGGTTCATTCCGGTCAGCTTCACCGCGCCGCTCTTCATCATCCTGTTTGCGGTGCTCGGATCCGCGATTCTCGGCACGCTTGGCGTGGTGGCCGGCATCTGGGCCGAGAAGTTCGATCAGCTCGCGGCGTTCCAGAATTTCATCATCGTGCCGCTCACGTTCCTGTCGGGCGTGTTCTATTCGACGCACACGCTGCCGCCAGGCTGGCGCGAGGTGTCGCGGCTCAATCCGTTTTTCTACATGATCGACGGCTTTCGCTATGGCTTTTTCGGCCAGTCGGATATCAATCCGCTCGTGAGCCTTGCGATCGTCGCCGCTTTTTTCGTGGTGCTGGCCGTGCTCGCGATGCGTCTGCTCGCAAGCGGCTACAAGCTGCGCCACTAG
- a CDS encoding ABC transporter ATP-binding protein yields the protein MPAIEFRNVKKRYKSLQALKGVSLTVEEGEFFGLLGPNGAGKTTLISILAGLARADEGSVAVRGHDVVDDFRAARRALGVVPQELVFDPFFTVRETLRIQSGYFGLRHNDAWIDEVMANLDLTEKADANMRALSGGMKRRVLVAQALVHRPPVIVLDEPTAGVDVELRQTLWKFISRLNREGHTIVLTTHYLEEAESLCDRIAMLRRGEVVALERTSELLQRFAGLQLFVRFAQGVLPAELRALEVEAGTVNANEHSLRLSTYDDVERILSQCRAAGCTFDEIEVRKADLEDVFVQVMNAPEVVEGLA from the coding sequence ATGCCAGCCATAGAATTCCGTAACGTCAAGAAGCGCTACAAGAGTCTGCAAGCGCTCAAGGGCGTGAGTCTGACGGTTGAAGAAGGCGAGTTCTTCGGGCTGCTCGGCCCGAACGGCGCGGGCAAAACGACGCTCATCAGCATCCTCGCGGGTCTCGCGCGCGCCGACGAAGGCAGTGTCGCGGTGCGCGGCCATGACGTCGTCGACGATTTCCGTGCCGCGCGCCGCGCGCTCGGCGTCGTGCCGCAAGAACTGGTGTTCGATCCGTTTTTCACCGTGCGCGAAACCCTGCGCATCCAGTCCGGCTATTTCGGTCTGCGTCACAACGATGCCTGGATCGACGAAGTGATGGCCAATCTCGATCTGACCGAAAAAGCCGATGCGAACATGCGCGCGCTGTCGGGCGGCATGAAGCGCCGCGTGCTCGTCGCGCAGGCGCTCGTGCACCGGCCGCCCGTGATCGTGCTCGACGAGCCCACGGCGGGCGTCGACGTCGAATTGCGCCAGACGCTGTGGAAGTTCATTTCGCGTTTGAACCGCGAAGGCCACACGATCGTGCTGACCACGCACTACCTCGAAGAAGCCGAATCGCTGTGCGACCGCATCGCGATGCTGCGGCGTGGCGAGGTCGTGGCGCTCGAACGCACGAGCGAGCTGTTGCAGCGCTTCGCGGGCCTGCAGCTGTTCGTGCGTTTCGCGCAAGGCGTGCTGCCGGCCGAACTGCGCGCGCTCGAAGTCGAGGCGGGCACGGTCAATGCAAACGAGCATTCGCTGCGCCTGTCGACCTACGACGACGTCGAGCGGATTCTCTCGCAGTGCCGCGCGGCGGGCTGTACATTCGATGAGATCGAGGTACGCAAGGCGGATCTCGAAGACGTGTTCGTCCAGGTGATGAACGCGCCCGAAGTGGTCGAGGGGCTTGCATGA
- a CDS encoding STAS domain-containing protein translates to MAGAATGNPPDQFATGSTLTHASAKEALAAGLARIAGGARGVDCAPLAQFDSSALAVLLAWQRAAHARGAVLEVVNLPAGLASLAQAYGVDTLLSARHSRSIDPERPPS, encoded by the coding sequence GTGGCCGGCGCCGCCACCGGCAATCCGCCCGATCAGTTCGCGACCGGCTCGACGCTGACGCACGCGAGCGCTAAAGAGGCGCTCGCGGCCGGTCTCGCGCGCATCGCGGGCGGTGCGCGCGGCGTCGATTGCGCGCCGCTCGCGCAATTCGATTCATCCGCGCTCGCGGTGCTGCTCGCATGGCAGCGCGCCGCGCATGCGCGTGGCGCAGTGCTGGAAGTCGTCAATCTCCCCGCCGGGCTTGCAAGTCTTGCGCAGGCCTATGGCGTCGACACGCTGCTGTCGGCGCGACATTCGCGTTCCATCGATCCCGAGCGCCCGCCTTCGTGA
- a CDS encoding MlaC/ttg2D family ABC transporter substrate-binding protein, giving the protein MKKFFFIPFFAALFAFGGAASAQTVDTNSPDGMVKTVTQQVIDTIRSDKSIQQGDINRITQLVNEKILPYIDFRRTTQLAMGRSWRTATPQQQEQVVEQFKMLLIRTYAGALAQVRNQEIQYKPFRANPDDTDVVVRSTVMNNGQPIELDYRLYKTPQGWRVYDINVLGAWLIQAYQQQFQEQIQQHGVDGLIQFLTQRNQQLAAGKQS; this is encoded by the coding sequence ATGAAAAAATTCTTCTTTATCCCGTTTTTCGCAGCATTATTCGCGTTCGGCGGCGCGGCGTCGGCGCAGACCGTCGATACGAATTCGCCGGACGGCATGGTGAAGACCGTTACGCAGCAGGTCATCGATACGATCCGCTCGGACAAGTCGATCCAGCAAGGCGACATCAACCGGATCACGCAGCTCGTCAACGAAAAGATCCTGCCGTACATCGATTTCCGCCGCACCACGCAACTGGCGATGGGCCGCAGCTGGCGCACCGCTACGCCGCAGCAGCAGGAGCAGGTGGTCGAGCAGTTCAAGATGCTGCTGATCCGCACGTACGCGGGCGCGCTCGCCCAGGTGCGCAATCAGGAAATCCAGTACAAGCCGTTCCGCGCCAATCCCGACGACACGGACGTCGTGGTGCGCTCGACCGTGATGAACAACGGTCAGCCGATCGAGCTCGACTATCGTCTGTACAAGACGCCGCAAGGCTGGCGCGTCTATGACATCAACGTGCTCGGCGCGTGGCTGATCCAGGCGTACCAGCAGCAGTTCCAGGAGCAGATCCAGCAGCACGGCGTCGACGGGCTGATCCAGTTCCTCACGCAGCGCAACCAGCAACTCGCGGCGGGCAAGCAGTCGTGA
- a CDS encoding MlaA family lipoprotein, with translation MKLQRAAAIALAVAALAGCSTVQTPSKDDPWEGLNRTVFTFNDKVDRYALKPVAQGYVKITPQPVRDSVTNFFSNIGDVYVAANNLLQLKIADGVGDIMRIVINTVFGVGGLFDVATLAKLPKHDTDLGITLGHYGVPSGPYLVLPLFGPSTVRDAAGYVGNYFANPISYIDSDAISWSLWGVQLVNTRANLLNASDVLEGAALDKYSFVRNAYLQRRQYLLTGGTSGALPNYGDGAALPNYDQDGAGAAGAAGAVSGGGAVPAAPASSAAPSQAPEGTSGTSGTPAAEGASPASGTPSIDTVPGGQVVPPGRYPSLRLR, from the coding sequence ATGAAACTCCAGCGCGCCGCGGCGATCGCGCTTGCCGTAGCGGCTCTCGCCGGCTGCTCGACGGTTCAGACGCCGAGCAAGGACGACCCGTGGGAAGGCCTTAACCGTACCGTATTCACGTTCAACGACAAGGTCGACAGATACGCACTGAAGCCTGTCGCGCAGGGCTACGTGAAGATCACGCCGCAGCCGGTGCGCGACAGCGTGACGAACTTCTTCTCGAACATCGGCGACGTCTATGTCGCGGCGAACAACCTGCTGCAGTTGAAGATCGCCGATGGTGTCGGCGACATCATGCGGATCGTGATCAACACGGTGTTCGGCGTCGGCGGCCTGTTCGACGTTGCGACGCTCGCGAAGCTGCCGAAGCACGATACCGATCTCGGCATCACGCTTGGCCACTATGGCGTGCCGTCGGGCCCGTATCTGGTGCTGCCGCTGTTCGGGCCGAGCACGGTGCGCGACGCGGCCGGCTATGTCGGCAACTATTTTGCGAACCCGATCTCGTATATCGATTCGGATGCGATCAGCTGGAGCCTGTGGGGCGTGCAGCTCGTCAACACGCGCGCGAACCTGCTGAACGCGAGCGACGTGCTCGAAGGCGCCGCGCTCGACAAGTACTCGTTCGTGCGCAATGCGTATCTGCAGCGGCGCCAGTATCTGCTGACGGGCGGCACGAGCGGCGCGCTGCCGAACTATGGCGACGGCGCGGCGCTGCCGAATTACGATCAGGATGGCGCGGGGGCCGCAGGCGCGGCCGGCGCGGTGTCGGGCGGCGGGGCGGTTCCTGCGGCACCGGCATCGTCGGCGGCGCCGTCGCAGGCGCCCGAGGGTACGTCGGGTACATCGGGCACGCCGGCTGCTGAAGGTGCTTCTCCGGCTTCCGGTACGCCTTCAATCGACACGGTGCCCGGCGGTCAGGTCGTTCCGCCGGGGCGTTATCCGTCGCTGCGGCTGCGCTAG
- the mlaD gene encoding outer membrane lipid asymmetry maintenance protein MlaD, protein MKKTALDFWVGLFVVLGFIALLFLALKAGNMSSLSFQATYPVKLKFDNIGGLKPRAPVKSAGVTVGRVASIGFDSNTYQALVTIDIDKQYPFPKDSSAKILTSGLLGEQYIGLEPGGDTEMLKAGDTITMTQSAIVLENLIGQFLYSKAADSGAAKPAAPPAPAPAAPAQPASGAAQ, encoded by the coding sequence ATGAAAAAGACTGCTCTCGACTTCTGGGTCGGCCTGTTCGTGGTGCTGGGCTTCATTGCGCTGCTGTTCCTCGCGCTGAAAGCCGGCAACATGAGCTCGCTATCGTTCCAGGCAACCTACCCGGTCAAGCTCAAGTTCGACAACATTGGCGGCCTGAAGCCGCGCGCGCCGGTCAAGAGCGCGGGCGTCACGGTCGGCCGCGTGGCGTCGATCGGCTTCGACAGCAACACGTACCAGGCGCTCGTTACGATCGATATCGACAAGCAGTACCCGTTTCCGAAGGACAGCTCCGCGAAAATTCTCACGTCGGGGCTTCTCGGCGAGCAATACATCGGGCTCGAGCCAGGCGGCGACACCGAAATGCTGAAGGCCGGCGACACGATTACGATGACGCAGTCGGCCATCGTGCTCGAAAACCTGATTGGACAATTCCTGTACAGCAAGGCCGCCGATTCGGGCGCGGCGAAGCCGGCGGCGCCTCCCGCGCCGGCACCGGCCGCGCCGGCTCAACCCGCCTCGGGCGCGGCTCAATAA
- the mlaE gene encoding lipid asymmetry maintenance ABC transporter permease subunit MlaE, producing MISIIGRSVLGGLGTAGYGARMFVRLVLEFFPLLRRPRLVTKQIHFVGNYSLVIIAVSGLFVGFVLGLQGYYTLNRYGSEQALGLLVALSLVRELGPVVTALLFAGRAGTSLTAEIGLMKAGEQLTAMEMMAVDPLKVVVAPRMWAGIIAMPVLAAIFSAVGIVGGYVVGVLLIGVDAGAFWSQMQGGVDVWRDVGNGVIKSVVFGFAVTFIALFQGYEAKPTPEGVSRATTKTVVYASLAVLGLDFLLTALMFS from the coding sequence ATGATTTCAATCATCGGACGCTCGGTGCTCGGCGGCCTGGGCACCGCGGGCTACGGAGCGCGCATGTTCGTGCGCCTCGTGCTCGAGTTTTTTCCGCTGTTGCGCCGGCCGCGGCTTGTCACGAAACAGATTCATTTCGTCGGTAACTATTCGCTTGTCATCATCGCCGTGTCGGGGCTGTTCGTCGGCTTCGTGCTCGGGCTGCAGGGTTACTACACGTTGAATCGCTACGGTTCCGAGCAGGCGTTGGGTCTGCTCGTCGCGTTGTCGCTCGTGCGCGAACTGGGGCCGGTCGTGACCGCATTGCTGTTCGCCGGGCGCGCGGGCACCTCGCTCACAGCCGAGATCGGCCTGATGAAGGCGGGCGAACAGCTGACGGCAATGGAAATGATGGCCGTCGATCCGCTGAAGGTAGTCGTCGCGCCGCGGATGTGGGCGGGCATCATCGCGATGCCGGTTCTTGCCGCGATTTTCAGCGCGGTCGGCATCGTCGGCGGTTATGTGGTGGGGGTGCTGCTGATCGGCGTCGATGCCGGCGCGTTCTGGTCGCAGATGCAAGGTGGCGTCGACGTCTGGCGCGACGTCGGCAACGGCGTGATCAAGAGCGTAGTGTTCGGTTTTGCGGTGACGTTCATCGCACTTTTCCAGGGCTACGAAGCGAAGCCGACACCCGAAGGCGTGTCGCGCGCAACGACCAAAACGGTCGTCTACGCGTCGCTTGCCGTACTCGGCCTCGATTTCCTGCTGACCGCACTGATGTTCAGCTAG
- a CDS encoding ABC transporter ATP-binding protein: MPSSPETLLELRDVDFGYSDRLVLSNLNLRFGRGQVVAVMGGSGCGKTTVLRLIGGLERARRGQVLFHGQDIGAQTRDGLYALRRRMGMLFQFGALFTDMSVFENVAFALREHTDLPEELIRDLVLMKLNAVGLRGARDLAPSEISGGMARRVALARAIALDPELIMYDEPFAGLDPISLGITANLIRTLNRALGATSILVTHDVPESFAIADYVYFLANGGVHAQGTPDELRASQDPVVRQFIDGAPDGPFKFHYAGSTPLAVDFGLDGNGGRS, from the coding sequence TTGCCTTCTTCTCCCGAGACCCTCCTCGAGCTACGCGACGTCGACTTCGGTTACAGCGACCGGCTCGTTCTGTCGAACCTGAATCTGCGCTTTGGGCGCGGTCAGGTCGTGGCGGTGATGGGCGGCTCCGGGTGCGGCAAGACCACGGTGCTGCGCCTGATCGGCGGCCTCGAGCGTGCCCGGCGCGGCCAGGTGCTGTTCCATGGCCAGGACATCGGCGCGCAGACGCGCGACGGCCTCTACGCGCTGCGCCGTCGCATGGGCATGCTGTTCCAGTTCGGTGCCCTCTTCACCGATATGTCGGTGTTCGAGAACGTTGCGTTTGCGCTACGCGAGCACACCGATCTTCCCGAAGAACTGATTCGCGACCTCGTGCTGATGAAGCTCAACGCAGTCGGCCTGCGCGGCGCGCGCGATCTCGCGCCGTCGGAAATTTCGGGCGGCATGGCGCGGCGCGTGGCGCTCGCGCGCGCGATCGCACTCGATCCCGAGCTGATCATGTACGACGAGCCGTTCGCCGGTCTCGACCCGATCTCGCTCGGCATCACCGCGAACCTGATTCGCACGCTGAACCGCGCGCTCGGTGCGACGTCGATTCTCGTCACACACGATGTGCCCGAATCGTTTGCCATTGCCGACTACGTGTACTTTCTCGCGAACGGCGGCGTGCATGCGCAAGGCACGCCGGACGAACTGCGCGCGTCGCAGGACCCGGTCGTGCGGCAGTTCATCGACGGCGCGCCGGACGGTCCGTTCAAGTTTCACTATGCGGGCAGCACGCCGCTTGCGGTGGATTTCGGCCTTGACGGCAACGGAGGCCGCTCATGA
- the thiE gene encoding thiamine phosphate synthase has protein sequence MTDTLKLTGRDLFWPPADELTEAAERIRARLGDWPPTHAPWRICLTAPDAPNGGDLLVVADEQHQQYGEQIARWLVQGAGVIEAGKNGATLHLGGERYRLEGQLAEDWLAALAAFLDCGFDPHDALVLALAWRDGDEKRAADAWPTDIARFPRVAGLPAAPSQPFAPCPHDLGLYPVLPTAEWVERVAGFGVKTIQLRRKSAEPAAELASEIARAVAAGRKHDARVFINDHWRAALEAGAYGVHLGQEDVHTADLHAIAAAGLRLGLSTHGYYEMLTALHFRPSYIALGAVFATTTKVMPTAPQGLARLARYVRLLDGVVPILAIGGISGDVLPAVLATGVRSAAVVRAVIEAADPAAAVASLQKAFGSRSSD, from the coding sequence ATGACCGACACACTGAAGCTGACGGGCCGCGACCTCTTCTGGCCGCCCGCCGACGAACTGACGGAAGCCGCCGAGCGGATTCGCGCGCGTCTCGGCGACTGGCCGCCGACGCACGCACCATGGCGCATCTGCCTGACCGCGCCCGATGCGCCGAACGGCGGCGATCTGCTCGTTGTCGCCGACGAGCAGCATCAGCAATATGGCGAGCAGATCGCGCGCTGGCTCGTACAAGGCGCGGGCGTGATCGAAGCGGGTAAAAACGGCGCGACGCTGCATCTCGGCGGCGAGCGCTATCGGCTCGAAGGGCAACTGGCTGAAGATTGGCTCGCCGCGCTCGCGGCGTTCCTCGATTGCGGCTTCGACCCGCACGACGCGCTCGTGCTCGCGCTCGCGTGGCGCGACGGCGACGAAAAGCGCGCCGCCGACGCGTGGCCGACCGACATCGCCCGTTTCCCGCGCGTCGCCGGCTTGCCGGCCGCGCCGTCGCAGCCGTTCGCGCCGTGTCCGCACGACCTCGGCCTGTACCCGGTGCTGCCGACCGCGGAATGGGTCGAGCGCGTCGCCGGCTTCGGCGTGAAGACAATCCAGCTGCGCCGCAAGTCGGCCGAGCCTGCCGCCGAACTCGCGAGCGAAATCGCGCGCGCGGTCGCGGCCGGGCGCAAGCACGACGCGCGCGTGTTCATCAACGACCACTGGCGCGCGGCGCTCGAAGCGGGCGCCTATGGCGTCCACCTCGGCCAGGAGGACGTGCATACGGCCGATCTGCACGCGATCGCGGCCGCGGGCCTGCGCCTCGGCCTGTCGACGCACGGCTACTACGAGATGCTGACGGCGCTGCATTTCCGGCCCAGCTACATCGCGCTCGGCGCCGTATTCGCGACGACGACCAAGGTCATGCCGACCGCGCCGCAAGGCCTCGCGCGCCTCGCGCGCTACGTGCGCCTGCTCGATGGCGTCGTGCCGATCCTCGCGATCGGCGGCATCAGCGGCGACGTGCTGCCGGCGGTGCTTGCGACCGGGGTGCGGAGCGCGGCCGTCGTGCGCGCGGTCATCGAAGCGGCTGATCCCGCCGCGGCCGTTGCATCATTGCAGAAAGCTTTCGGCAGCCGATCGTCAGATTAA
- a CDS encoding thiazole synthase, with protein sequence MTSTQAAPADALTLYGETFASRVLLGTSRYPSLQSLSDSIEAARPGMVTVALRRQMNEGGAQAGFFDLLKRHAVPLLPNTAGCQTVGEVITTAQMAREVFETDWIKLELIGDDYTLQPDPVGLIEAAAKLVKDGFKVLPYCTEDLVIGRRLLDAGCEALMPWGAPIGTGKGLINPYGLRVLRERLPDVPLIVDAGLGVPSHASQVMEWGFDGVLLNTAVSQATHPETMARAFALGVEAGRTAYLAGPMAEREAAHASTPVVGMPFWHQDGSAAA encoded by the coding sequence ATGACTTCTACTCAAGCCGCGCCCGCCGACGCGCTCACGCTGTACGGCGAGACTTTCGCGAGCCGCGTGCTGCTCGGCACGTCGCGCTATCCGTCGCTGCAATCGCTTTCCGATTCGATCGAAGCGGCGCGGCCCGGCATGGTCACCGTCGCATTGCGCCGGCAGATGAACGAGGGCGGCGCGCAAGCGGGTTTCTTCGATCTGCTCAAGCGCCACGCCGTGCCGTTGCTGCCGAATACGGCCGGCTGTCAGACGGTCGGCGAAGTGATCACGACCGCGCAGATGGCGCGCGAAGTCTTCGAAACCGACTGGATCAAGCTCGAACTGATCGGCGACGACTACACGCTGCAGCCCGACCCGGTCGGCCTGATCGAAGCCGCCGCGAAGCTCGTGAAGGATGGCTTCAAGGTGCTGCCGTACTGCACTGAAGATCTCGTGATCGGCCGGCGCCTGCTCGACGCGGGCTGCGAAGCGCTGATGCCGTGGGGCGCGCCGATCGGCACGGGCAAGGGCCTCATCAATCCGTACGGCTTGCGCGTGCTGCGCGAGCGGTTGCCCGATGTTCCGCTGATCGTCGATGCGGGCCTCGGCGTGCCGTCGCATGCAAGCCAGGTGATGGAATGGGGCTTCGACGGCGTGCTGCTGAACACGGCCGTGTCGCAGGCCACGCATCCGGAGACGATGGCGCGCGCATTCGCGCTCGGCGTCGAAGCGGGCCGCACCGCGTATCTCGCGGGCCCGATGGCCGAGCGCGAGGCCGCGCATGCGAGCACGCCTGTCGTCGGCATGCCGTTCTGGCACCAGGATGGGAGCGCCGCGGCATGA
- the thiS gene encoding sulfur carrier protein ThiS — protein sequence MDIQINQKPLSLPEGATVADALAAFGAQPPFAVALNGDFVARKQHAARALHSGDRLDVVHPVAGG from the coding sequence ATGGACATTCAAATCAACCAGAAGCCGCTGTCGTTGCCGGAAGGCGCGACCGTTGCCGATGCGCTTGCCGCGTTCGGCGCGCAGCCGCCGTTCGCGGTCGCGTTGAACGGCGATTTCGTTGCGCGCAAGCAGCATGCGGCGCGCGCGTTGCACAGCGGCGACCGGCTCGACGTCGTGCATCCGGTGGCAGGCGGCTGA